TCCGTTGATACCGGCAGCCAACTCAGGGTATCTATCGAACACCATATTAGTAAGGTCACCACCATCGTCTAGTATCATATTTAATGGCTTATCTCCTTCAAAAGCAAATAGCGTTTGCTCAATACACCAGTCAAATTCTTCTTCGTTCATGCCTTTCCAAGCATAAACTGGAACACCAGTTGCCGCTATTGCAGATGCAGCATGGTCTTGAGTTGAAAATATATTACATGATGACCAGCTTACCTCAGCACCTAATTCCGTTAGCGTTTCAATAAGAACAGCTGTTTGAATAGTCATATGCAAACAACCCGCAATACGAGCACCTTTAAGTGGTTTTTCTTTACCAAACTCTTCTCTTAAAGACATTAGACCAGGCATTTCTGCTTGTGCTAATTCAATTTCTTTTCTTCCCCATTCAGCTAGGGAAATATCTTTCACTTTATAAGGATATTTTTTCACTTTAGAATCCATTTTTTAAAATTTAGGGTACAAAAATACAAAATAAACTCCTCATTTTGGAGTAACTTGCCACTCAATGGACGATTTTTTAGTTAATAGAAAAACCAACGATTATCAACTTGTAATTGCTGCAATTGATACCCTTTCTCCAAGCGGTATTTCAAAAAGGGAAAAGGAAGTATTTGCTTCAAGAAAAATCATCAGTATTCTCTTTCCATATTATCAATTGAGTCACGATAAATTTGGCGCTCCATTACTTTCAAACGGAAAAGCCATATCAATTTCTCACTCAAAGAATTTTATTGCAGTGATTATTTCAAACAAGTCTGCATCTATTGATATGGAACACATAAACGAAAAAGCACTTAAAGTAGCACCAAAATTTCTTAATAAACAAGAACTTAGCAAAGTAAATGATTCTGAAAAAGCTACTTTATTTTGGTCAGCAAAAGAATGCCTTTATAAGATTCACAAAGAAAGGGGGGTAACTTTTTCAACTGACTTGAGCATCGAATTCATTAAAGAAAGTAAAATTGAATGTTATATATTTAACCAGAAATTTACTCTAACTTATGAAAAATTCGAAAACCATTGGTTAGTGTATTATTTTGATTAACTACATTTGCATTTATGAAAATTTACGATTTCATATCATCAAACAAAGCAAAGGGCAAAAAACTATTTGCCGTTCTAATTGACCCAGACAAACAAAATCAAAATGAATTATCTGAGTTGGTTGATAGAGCAGTAAAAGCAAAAGTTGATTTATTTTTTATCGGCGGAAGCTTACTTACAAGTGATAGTATGAACGATTCTATCAGAACTATCAAATCGAATTGTAATATACCAGTTGTTATTTTCCCTGGCAACACAATGCAGGTAAATGAAAATGCTGATGGCATTTTGTTTTTATCCTTAATTTCTGGTAGAAATGCCGACATGTTAATTGGCAAGCAAGTCATTACTGCCCCTATATTAAAAGCATCAAAATTGGAGGTCCTACCAACAGGCTATATGCTAATTGATAGTGGCAATCCAACAACTGTTTCATACATGAGTAATACTACCCCTATCCCACATGAAAAAAATGATGTGGCAGCATGCACTGCTATGGCTGGTGAACTTTTAGGTTTAAAGCTAATCTTCATGGATGGTGGTAGCGGGGCAACAAAGCCCATTTCTGAATCTATGATTAAAATGGTCAGACAATCTGTCAATACTCCAATAATCATTGGAGGCGGCATTTGTAATGCTGAAAAGGCTATAGCTAATTGCAAAGCAGGTGCAGACTTAATTGTAGTAGGGAACAGCATTGAAAAACAACCACATATTCTGGAAGAAATAGCACAATCTATTTATGAATTTAATTCTTCAGTGAAGAATGAAGTCCTCGGTTGAAATAAGCATGTATCCTTTGGATAGAAACTACGAAACTTCAATTATCCAATTCATTAAAAAACTACGTACTTACCCATTTATTATTATTGAAACTAATGGGATGAGTACTCAAATCTTTGGAGAGTATGATAATGTTATGCATGCTGTAAATACAGAGATGAAAAGTAGCTTTCTGAACAATGAAAAAGTGGTGTTTACATTAAAAGTAGTTAACTCCGACTTGAAAGAAAAACCATCCTTTTAGTGATGAAAAAAATTGTCATCATTGGTCCAGAATGCACCGGAAAAAGCACCCTAACTAAAGCACTTGCCAATCATTTCAATACAGCATATGTAAGGGAGTATGCTAGAGAATATATTGATAACCTAAACGGTAATTATAAAGAAGATGACATCCTCACTATTGCACAAAAACAAATTGAACTAGAGGACAATGCAATAGCCAACAACAAATACCTTTTTTTAGACACCGACCTTATCGTTTGTAAGGTCTGGAGTGAGTTTAAGTATGGACAATGCAACCCGTGGATTCTTAAACAAATAGAAAAGCGTCATTACGATTACTATCTACTTTGCGATATTGATATCCCTTGGATTAATGACGGACAAAGAGAGCATCCTAACCATAGACAAGAGCTTTTTGACACATACAATATAGAACTTACAGAATTAAATAAATCTTTTACAGTAATTAGCGGTGAAAATCGTCTTCAAGATTCTATAGATTTTTTACAATCATTGGATATATAATTTACAAAAGAGTAGTACATTTGCCTCGTCTTTACGGGGTGCCTACTAAGGCTGAGATTATACCCATCGAACCTGCCAAGGTAATTCTTGGAAGGGAAGGGAGTTTAACATAATTATCCATCAGCAACTCCGTGTTGGTGGTAGTGTTTAACGAAAACTATCAAAAAGATGACATTCAAATCTATTTTAAGCCTAAGCTTCATAGCTTCGACTTTATGGCTATCTGCCCAAGAATCAGATACCTTAATTATTTATCCTGACTTAGAAGAAGTCAACATCAGAGCGTTAAGAGCTTCTGAAAAAACACCCATGTCCTATTCAAATATTGACCAACAACAGTTGGAAGAACAAAATTTAGGACAGGATATTCCATACATGCTATCACTGACACCATCTATTGTAACCACTTCAGACGCAGGCGCAGGCATTGGATACACAGGTTTTAGAGTGCGTGGTAGCGACCCCACTAGAATAAATGTAACCATAGATGGTATTCCTCTAAACGACGCAGAATCTCAAGGAGTATGGTGGGTTAATATGCCGGACTTTACTTCATCTGTTGAAGACATTCAAATCCAAAGAGGTGTTGGAACGTCAACCAATGGTGCGGGTGCTTTTGGTGCAACGGTAAACCTTAGGACTCAAAAGCTACGCCCAACAGCCTACGCCACTACCAATAATAGTATTGGGTCTTACAATACACTGAAAAACAATGTAGAGTTTGGCTCTGGTCTTTTGGCCAATAAATTTACACTAGACGGACGTCTTTCAAAACTCTCCTCTGACGGATATATTGATAGAGCCACTTCTGACTTAAAATCACTGTACCTTTCTGGTGCTTACTTCGGAAATGATGAGGTTCTAAAGCTCACATTAATTTCAGGAAAGGAAAAAACCTATCAAGCCTGGAATGGTGTACCTCTATCTTACATTAATGATGATAGCCTTAGGACTTTCAACAGCTACACCTATGAAAATGAAACCGATAACTATTGGCAAGACCACTACATGATGCATTACAACAAACAGTTGAGCCCCTCTGCATCATTTAATCTTGGACTACATTTCACAAAAGGAAGAGGGTATTATGAGCAATACAAGAAAGGCGAAGACTTTACAGATTATGGCTTAAATAACGTTATCGTTGGAAGCGACACTATTACAAGCACAAATTTAATTAGAAGAAAATGGCTCGATAATGACTTTTACGGAACCGTATTTTCATACCAAAACAGCATTGACAATTTAGAGTATACAATTGGTGGAGGCTGGAACACCTATGAAGGTAGACACTACGGTGTTGTAAGATGGGCAGAATATGCAAGTAATGGATATATTGACCATATATATTATGATAATGATGCTATAAAAACAGACTTGAATGTATATGCTAAAGCTCTTTATAAATACAGTGAAGAACTTTCATTATTCGGAGATTTACAAAAACGCTATATTGATTATTCTTTCATTGGCAAAGATGATAATGGAGCTTCCTTAGAAGATACTGTCAATTTTGATTTCTTTAATCCAAAATTTGGCGCATTTTATCAGCTGGATGACTCCAAGAGTATTTTTGCATCTTTTGCCGTTGCTAATAGAGAACCTAATCGAAGTGACTTTGTAGATTCTTCACCAAATTCAAGGCCAGTTCATGAAACACTTTACGACACTGAACTTGGCTACAAAATCTCAAAGAAAAACTTCACTTTATCAGCTAACGCCTACTATATGATATATGAAAATCAGCTCATTTTAACAGGAAAAATAAACGATGTAGGCGAATACACAAGAGAAAATGTTGATTACTCTGAACGAAAAGGGATAGAAATTGAAGGGGGGGTTAAGCTGAACAGTAAAATTGACTGGTCAGGAAACATCTCATTCAGTGAAAATACAATTGCAAACTACACCGAATATGTAGACAATTGGGACACATGGGGACAAGAAAAAATTGAATACGAGAACACTAATATTGCTTTTTCTCCAGAGCTAATTTGGGCAAGTAAATTTAATTATCAATTTAATGACAGAATGGGAATTCAACTAATTTCCAAATATGTTGACGAGCAATACATTGACAATACATCGAGTCAAGATAGAAAATTAGACGCCTATTTAGTTCACCACGGTCGTTTTATTTGGAACATCAACAGCTCGTTTTTCAAAAAAGCCAGACTAAGTCTCCAAGTAAATAATTTACTGGATGAGAACTACGTCAACAACGCATGGATCTACCGATTTAAATCGGATGGTTACGACCCAAGACCAGATGATGCTTTCGTTTCTGCAAATAGCGAAGGCGGTTACGATATGGTGGGCTATTTTCCACAAGCAAAACGAAACTTCTTATTAGGACTTACTTTGGGTTTCTAAACTGCTCAAAAAACAATAAAAAAGCCGTCGAAAATCGACGGCTTTTTTATTGCCTTTTATTTTAACTCTTGAATAGCAAGTTGCTTATCAATAAGTAATTGTTTTTTTAAACTATCTATATTTTTAAAGGTCATTTCCTCCCTCAAGCGTTCAACAAATTTTATTTGTAGCTTCAGCCCATATAAGTCTTCATCGAAATTAAAGATATGCACTTCTAATGAACGTTCATTCACTCCAAGAGTAGGGTTTTTACCAATATTCATCATTCCATCCATAAGTTTGCCGTCAAAACTTACCTTGACTGCATATACTCCGTCTTTAGGAACGAGCTTTGTATTGTCAGAAATATTCAAATTGGCAGTAGGAAAATCAATAGTTCTTCCGATTTCTTTACCCTTAACAACAGTTCCTTCTAATTGATAATAATAACCTAAATAATCATGAGCTTTTGAAACATTGCCAAAAAGTAAAGCCTTTCTAATTTTGGTTGAACTCACACTCACTTCATCAAGAAGCTGAGCGGGAATTTCTTCTACCTCA
The genomic region above belongs to Flavobacteriales bacterium and contains:
- a CDS encoding 4'-phosphopantetheinyl transferase superfamily protein, with translation MDDFLVNRKTNDYQLVIAAIDTLSPSGISKREKEVFASRKIISILFPYYQLSHDKFGAPLLSNGKAISISHSKNFIAVIISNKSASIDMEHINEKALKVAPKFLNKQELSKVNDSEKATLFWSAKECLYKIHKERGVTFSTDLSIEFIKESKIECYIFNQKFTLTYEKFENHWLVYYFD
- a CDS encoding geranylgeranylglyceryl/heptaprenylglyceryl phosphate synthase, encoding MKIYDFISSNKAKGKKLFAVLIDPDKQNQNELSELVDRAVKAKVDLFFIGGSLLTSDSMNDSIRTIKSNCNIPVVIFPGNTMQVNENADGILFLSLISGRNADMLIGKQVITAPILKASKLEVLPTGYMLIDSGNPTTVSYMSNTTPIPHEKNDVAACTAMAGELLGLKLIFMDGGSGATKPISESMIKMVRQSVNTPIIIGGGICNAEKAIANCKAGADLIVVGNSIEKQPHILEEIAQSIYEFNSSVKNEVLG
- a CDS encoding ATP-binding protein, producing the protein MKKIVIIGPECTGKSTLTKALANHFNTAYVREYAREYIDNLNGNYKEDDILTIAQKQIELEDNAIANNKYLFLDTDLIVCKVWSEFKYGQCNPWILKQIEKRHYDYYLLCDIDIPWINDGQREHPNHRQELFDTYNIELTELNKSFTVISGENRLQDSIDFLQSLDI
- a CDS encoding TonB-dependent receptor, yielding MTFKSILSLSFIASTLWLSAQESDTLIIYPDLEEVNIRALRASEKTPMSYSNIDQQQLEEQNLGQDIPYMLSLTPSIVTTSDAGAGIGYTGFRVRGSDPTRINVTIDGIPLNDAESQGVWWVNMPDFTSSVEDIQIQRGVGTSTNGAGAFGATVNLRTQKLRPTAYATTNNSIGSYNTLKNNVEFGSGLLANKFTLDGRLSKLSSDGYIDRATSDLKSLYLSGAYFGNDEVLKLTLISGKEKTYQAWNGVPLSYINDDSLRTFNSYTYENETDNYWQDHYMMHYNKQLSPSASFNLGLHFTKGRGYYEQYKKGEDFTDYGLNNVIVGSDTITSTNLIRRKWLDNDFYGTVFSYQNSIDNLEYTIGGGWNTYEGRHYGVVRWAEYASNGYIDHIYYDNDAIKTDLNVYAKALYKYSEELSLFGDLQKRYIDYSFIGKDDNGASLEDTVNFDFFNPKFGAFYQLDDSKSIFASFAVANREPNRSDFVDSSPNSRPVHETLYDTELGYKISKKNFTLSANAYYMIYENQLILTGKINDVGEYTRENVDYSERKGIEIEGGVKLNSKIDWSGNISFSENTIANYTEYVDNWDTWGQEKIEYENTNIAFSPELIWASKFNYQFNDRMGIQLISKYVDEQYIDNTSSQDRKLDAYLVHHGRFIWNINSSFFKKARLSLQVNNLLDENYVNNAWIYRFKSDGYDPRPDDAFVSANSEGGYDMVGYFPQAKRNFLLGLTLGF
- a CDS encoding bifunctional riboflavin kinase/FAD synthetase, which encodes MKIYHSISDFKNVARPILTTGTFDGVHFGHKTIINRLKEIAKEENGETVLLTFSPHPRMVLFPDDHQLQLINTLDEKISLLENAGIDHLIIHPFTKAFSRIKSMNFVRDIIVNQINTHKLVIGYNHHFGRNREGSFEHLKEFSHLYGFEVEEIPAQLLDEVSVSSTKIRKALLFGNVSKAHDYLGYYYQLEGTVVKGKEIGRTIDFPTANLNISDNTKLVPKDGVYAVKVSFDGKLMDGMMNIGKNPTLGVNERSLEVHIFNFDEDLYGLKLQIKFVERLREEMTFKNIDSLKKQLLIDKQLAIQELK